Proteins encoded by one window of Massilia sp. NR 4-1:
- a CDS encoding DNA topoisomerase III: MSKTLIIAEKPSVANDIAKSLGGFTKHDEYFESDEYVLSSAVGHLLEIAVPEEHDVKRGKWSFTHLPMIPPYFALNPIAKTESRLKVLNKLIKRKDVTGLINACDAGREGELIFRLIAQNAKAKQPVQRLWLQSMTPTAIRDGFAHLRSDEEMLPLADAARCRSEADWLIGINGTRAMTAFNSKEGGFYLTTVGRVQTPTLSIVVEREEKIKKFVSRDYWEVRAEFVCAAGIYEGRWLDDKFKKDENDPEKRAERLWSKAAADSIATACRGKPGIVSEESKPTTSMAPALFDLTSLQREANGRFGFSAKNTLGLAQALYEKHKVLTYPRTDSRHLPEDYLPTVKQTLETVMQNNNYHQFAKQILDKGWVKPNKRIFDNTKISDHFAIIPTGIAPKGLSEPEQKLYDLVTRRFMAVFFPAAEFQVTTRFTEVSGHKFKTEGKVMTNPGWLAVYGKDAASENDKEGGGNLVPVAKDEKVLTEKVTANGLVTKPPARYSEATLLSAMEGAGKLVDSDELRDAMAGKGLGTPATRAAIIEGLLTEKYLLREGRELMPTAKAFQLMTLLRGLGVNELTAPELTGEWEYKLSQMEKGRISREEFMREIAQMTQIIVKRAKEYDNDTIPGDYATLHTPCPNCGGVVKENYRRFGCTKCEFSMSKTPGSRQFEIAEVEELLKERTIGPLQGFRSKMGRPFAAILRIVRDEDIKNFKLEFDFGQNDEEGEDGEGVDFSEQTPLGPCPKCEGKVYEMGLAYVCEHTVAKPKTCDFRSGRIILQQEILPEQMAKLLNDGKTDLLPGFISQRTRRPFKAFLVRGKDGKISFEFEERKAKAPAKGKAAAADEGAEGAADAAPAKKPAVKKAAAAKTTAAKTTAAKTAAAKPAAKKAPAKKAAAKKTAAAS, translated from the coding sequence ATGAGTAAAACCCTCATCATCGCCGAGAAGCCTTCTGTCGCGAACGACATCGCGAAGTCGCTTGGCGGCTTTACCAAGCACGATGAGTACTTCGAATCCGACGAGTATGTGCTGTCCTCGGCGGTTGGCCATTTGCTGGAAATCGCCGTGCCGGAAGAGCACGACGTCAAGCGCGGCAAATGGAGCTTTACCCATCTGCCGATGATCCCGCCGTACTTCGCGCTGAACCCGATCGCCAAGACGGAAAGCCGGCTCAAGGTACTGAACAAGCTGATCAAACGCAAGGATGTCACCGGCCTGATCAACGCATGCGACGCGGGCCGCGAGGGCGAGCTGATTTTCCGCCTGATCGCGCAAAACGCCAAGGCCAAGCAGCCGGTGCAGCGCCTGTGGCTGCAATCGATGACGCCGACCGCCATCCGCGACGGTTTCGCCCACCTGCGCTCCGACGAGGAAATGCTGCCGCTGGCCGATGCCGCGCGCTGCCGCTCGGAGGCGGACTGGCTGATCGGCATCAACGGCACGCGCGCCATGACCGCCTTCAACTCGAAAGAGGGCGGTTTTTACCTGACCACCGTGGGCCGGGTGCAGACGCCGACCCTGTCCATCGTGGTCGAGCGCGAAGAGAAGATCAAGAAATTCGTCTCGCGCGACTACTGGGAAGTGCGCGCCGAATTCGTCTGCGCCGCCGGCATCTATGAAGGCCGCTGGCTGGACGACAAATTCAAGAAGGACGAGAACGATCCCGAGAAGCGTGCCGAGCGCCTGTGGAGCAAGGCGGCCGCCGACTCCATCGCCACCGCCTGCCGCGGCAAGCCCGGCATCGTCAGCGAAGAATCGAAGCCGACCACCTCGATGGCGCCGGCCCTGTTCGACCTGACCAGCCTGCAGCGCGAGGCCAACGGCCGCTTCGGCTTCTCGGCCAAGAACACGCTGGGCCTGGCCCAGGCGCTGTACGAGAAGCACAAGGTGCTGACTTATCCGCGTACCGATTCGCGCCATCTGCCGGAAGACTATCTGCCGACCGTCAAGCAGACGCTGGAAACGGTAATGCAGAACAATAACTACCACCAGTTCGCCAAGCAGATCCTGGACAAGGGCTGGGTCAAGCCGAACAAGCGCATCTTCGACAACACCAAGATTTCCGACCACTTTGCGATCATCCCGACCGGCATCGCGCCGAAGGGCTTGTCCGAGCCGGAACAGAAGCTGTACGACCTGGTGACGCGCCGCTTCATGGCGGTGTTCTTCCCGGCCGCCGAATTCCAGGTGACGACCCGCTTTACCGAGGTGTCGGGCCACAAGTTCAAGACCGAAGGCAAGGTCATGACCAATCCGGGCTGGCTGGCCGTGTACGGCAAGGATGCCGCCAGCGAGAACGACAAGGAAGGCGGCGGCAACCTGGTGCCGGTGGCCAAGGACGAGAAGGTGCTGACCGAGAAAGTCACGGCCAATGGCCTGGTGACCAAGCCGCCGGCGCGCTATTCGGAAGCGACCCTGCTGTCGGCCATGGAAGGCGCGGGCAAGCTGGTCGACTCCGACGAGCTGCGCGATGCGATGGCCGGCAAGGGCCTGGGCACGCCGGCGACGCGCGCGGCCATCATCGAGGGGTTGCTGACCGAGAAATACCTGCTGCGCGAAGGCCGCGAGCTGATGCCGACCGCCAAGGCTTTCCAGCTGATGACGCTGCTGCGCGGCCTGGGCGTGAACGAGCTGACCGCGCCCGAGCTGACCGGCGAATGGGAATACAAGCTGTCGCAGATGGAGAAGGGCCGCATCTCGCGCGAAGAATTCATGCGCGAAATCGCCCAGATGACCCAGATCATCGTCAAGCGCGCCAAGGAATACGATAACGACACGATCCCCGGCGACTACGCGACCCTGCACACGCCTTGCCCGAACTGCGGCGGCGTGGTCAAGGAAAACTACCGCCGCTTCGGTTGCACCAAGTGCGAATTCTCGATGAGCAAAACGCCGGGCAGCCGCCAGTTCGAGATCGCCGAGGTGGAAGAGCTGCTGAAAGAGCGCACCATCGGCCCGCTGCAAGGCTTCCGCTCGAAGATGGGCCGGCCGTTCGCCGCCATCCTGCGCATCGTGCGCGACGAAGACATCAAGAACTTCAAGCTGGAGTTCGACTTCGGCCAGAACGATGAGGAAGGCGAGGATGGCGAGGGCGTCGATTTCAGCGAGCAGACCCCGCTCGGCCCTTGTCCCAAGTGCGAAGGCAAGGTGTATGAAATGGGCCTGGCCTATGTGTGCGAGCACACGGTAGCCAAGCCCAAGACCTGCGACTTCCGCAGCGGCCGCATCATCCTGCAGCAGGAAATCCTGCCCGAGCAGATGGCCAAGCTGCTCAACGACGGCAAGACCGATCTGCTGCCCGGCTTCATCTCGCAGCGCACGCGCCGTCCGTTCAAGGCCTTCCTGGTGCGGGGCAAGGACGGCAAGATCAGCTTCGAGTTTGAAGAGCGCAAGGCCAAAGCGCCCGCCAAGGGCAAGGCTGCCGCAGCCGACGAGGGCGCGGAAGGCGCCGCCGACGCCGCGCCGGCCAAGAAGCCCGCCGTGAAGAAGGCCGCCGCCGCGAAAACGACGGCCGCCAAAACCACGGCTGCAAAAACCGCAGCCGCCAAGCCGGCCGCGAAAAAGGCGCCGGCCAAGAAAGCCGCCGCCAAAAAGACCGCCGCCGCCAGCTAA
- a CDS encoding DUF494 family protein, whose product MFDILVYLYETYYRPEACPEPAALARKLSAVGFDDVEISEALVWLTDLTAMAGIEHSLTAASTGTRFYVAQEQDALGATAIGFIQFLESAKVLTPLQREIVIERALALDESPVSLGKLKIIVLMLLWSQGKEPDALMFDDLFGSDEDQAPRQLH is encoded by the coding sequence ATGTTCGACATCCTTGTTTATCTCTACGAGACTTATTACCGCCCCGAGGCCTGTCCGGAACCGGCCGCCTTGGCGCGCAAGCTGTCGGCCGTCGGTTTCGACGATGTGGAGATTTCCGAGGCCCTGGTCTGGCTCACCGACCTGACCGCGATGGCGGGCATCGAGCATTCCCTGACGGCGGCTTCGACCGGCACCCGCTTCTATGTGGCGCAGGAACAGGATGCGCTGGGCGCGACGGCCATCGGCTTTATCCAGTTCCTGGAAAGTGCCAAGGTCTTGACTCCCTTGCAACGCGAAATCGTGATCGAACGCGCGCTGGCGCTGGACGAATCGCCGGTGTCGCTGGGCAAGCTGAAGATCATCGTGCTGATGCTGCTGTGGAGCCAGGGCAAGGAGCCGGACGCGCTGATGTTCGACGACCTGTTCGGTTCGGACGAAGACCAGGCGCCGCGCCAGCTGCACTAA
- the dprA gene encoding DNA-processing protein DprA — translation MPAPGLTPPPSAAALLADGAEAGAMAAAADDAADAAVFPPSRESRVPALAPARLTARQAQALAAPASAELARLCEATWAWLQEPGNRVLSLHDPAYPPLLLQIADPPLLLYVKGRAELLQAPAVAIVGSRNASLQGEANAQRFAQALSAAGLAIVSGLALGIDAAAHRGGLAGGASTIAVIATGADRIYPRRNAALARQIAEQGCLVSEFALGTPPRDHHFPRRNRIISGLARGVLVVEAAERSGSLITARQATAQNREVFAIPGSIHSPLSKGCHILIREGAKLVDTVEHVLEELGWEASLPEYPAAPIADNAAAADASADTAADAGAVLAVAAACQWGAGADRLLAALGHDPLPAGALAARLQLATSMVQAHLLALELAGAVERLPGGAFRRLAG, via the coding sequence ATGCCCGCCCCCGGCCTCACCCCGCCGCCATCGGCGGCAGCGCTCCTGGCCGACGGTGCAGAGGCCGGCGCCATGGCCGCCGCCGCAGATGACGCGGCGGATGCGGCAGTGTTTCCGCCCAGCCGCGAGAGCCGGGTGCCGGCGCTGGCGCCGGCGCGCTTGACGGCGCGCCAGGCGCAAGCGCTGGCCGCGCCGGCCTCGGCTGAATTGGCGCGGCTCTGCGAGGCGACCTGGGCCTGGCTGCAGGAGCCGGGCAACCGCGTGCTGAGCTTGCACGATCCCGCCTATCCGCCCTTGCTGCTGCAGATTGCCGATCCACCATTGTTGCTGTATGTGAAAGGGCGCGCCGAGCTGCTGCAGGCGCCGGCCGTGGCCATCGTCGGCAGCCGCAATGCCTCGCTGCAGGGCGAGGCCAATGCCCAGCGCTTCGCGCAGGCGCTGTCGGCGGCCGGCCTGGCCATCGTCTCGGGGCTGGCGCTGGGCATCGATGCCGCCGCCCACCGCGGTGGCCTGGCGGGTGGCGCCTCGACCATCGCCGTGATCGCCACCGGGGCGGACCGCATCTACCCGCGCCGCAATGCCGCGCTGGCGCGCCAGATCGCCGAGCAGGGCTGCCTGGTCAGCGAGTTCGCGCTCGGTACGCCGCCGCGCGACCACCACTTCCCGCGCCGCAACCGCATCATCAGCGGCCTGGCGCGCGGCGTGCTGGTGGTGGAGGCGGCCGAGCGTTCCGGTTCGCTGATCACGGCGCGCCAGGCCACGGCCCAGAACCGCGAAGTGTTCGCCATTCCCGGCTCCATCCACTCGCCGCTGAGCAAGGGCTGCCATATACTAATTAGAGAGGGGGCCAAGCTGGTCGATACGGTCGAGCATGTGCTGGAGGAACTGGGCTGGGAGGCAAGCTTGCCGGAATATCCAGCCGCGCCGATTGCGGACAACGCGGCCGCCGCTGACGCCAGCGCTGATACAGCCGCCGATGCCGGGGCGGTGCTGGCTGTGGCGGCGGCGTGCCAGTGGGGCGCCGGCGCCGACCGTTTGCTGGCCGCGCTGGGCCATGATCCGCTGCCGGCCGGGGCGCTGGCGGCACGTTTGCAGCTTGCAACTAGCATGGTGCAAGCGCACCTGCTGGCGCTGGAACTGGCCGGCGCGGTCGAGCGTCTGCCGGGCGGCGCCTTCCGCCGGCTTGCTGGCTGA